Genomic window (Maylandia zebra isolate NMK-2024a linkage group LG11, Mzebra_GT3a, whole genome shotgun sequence):
CCAGAATACCAcaacaaagaaaatacaaatcATTACATGTGAGACATGTTGAACAGCTGTGATTGACAGCTCCAGATGCCTTTAACCCCGACCTTGATGCTCTGTTTTTATCATCCAAATGGGTGGAGGGCACGAAGGTAAGACCCTGTGGAGTGACCCTTGCAACCCTGATGGGCCTTTTGATTGTTATCAGCCAGGCTGAGGCCTTATCTTGGTTGTCTGGAGCTCTCAGGGGAACCTTGGCTCTAAGCACACACTGCTTTAATTGACCTGAGTACCCCAACACTGAATTCTCATCTTTCATCCTTTAGAAAgaataaaactggaaaaaaggaaaaaacccaAAGCGTATTGACTTGTTATTGCAACAAGTCGTTTTATTTGTATaaacaaagattttaaaaactgtctttattctttttcctttcttgtctttgcagcaacatataataaatatatcaaAGACAGATGCACTCCCACAGATTGAAGTTCAAGCAGAAGAGCCGTCTGTGCAGGCTGTTGAAAGTGCTCCCCCTGAGGATGAAGTCAGCACATCGTCAGATCAGCCCAGGATCCTCTACCAGTGTGGGGATTGTGATGAACTTTTCAAAAGCCTTGTACTTTGGCAGCAGCACCGTAAAGAAGGGGCATGTCAGCAGTCTGACATGTCTGAGAACAAGTCAAAACCAGATTCAGAAACTATGCCAGAGACTTCCTCAGTCCAGAGTGCAACCATACCTTTATATTCAGTCGCTGAATCCTCTTTCTCACAGCATGAAACTAACAAAAATATCAATTCAGATGCAGTTGAAAAAGCTTTGCATGAGCTGGAGCAGCAGGAAGGTACAGAGACCAATTCATCTCAGAGCTCTGATCCTCCTATTTCCGAGGTAGTTTCAGTCTCTAATCCAGATGAGTCGTCACCTAAGAGAAGAGGGGCAAACAAAAAGCCAAAGCCTGAACCTGTGCTCTTGTGCGTGGACTGCGGCTCGTGCTTCGGCCTGGTGTCAGAACTAGTGGCTCACCGCAAGACCCAGCACGGCTTTGAGGAAGCTCTGCACCGCTGCTCCGTGTGTGGGGAAAGCTTTCTAAATACCACTCTCTTCCTCTACCACCGAaaacagcaccgacagaagggCGAGGAAAAGGCGGTAGAGGTTACCGAATTGACTTCAGAGGTTTTTACTCAGAGCAATGGCGCAGATCAGCAGGACCACGGTGCACCTTCTGCCTCCGCCAGTGTTGACGCCACTTTCACACAGCCCGAGCTGTTCGTGTGCACCCTTTGCCTTCAGAGCTTTAGCGACGAGGGAGGGCTGGTTACACATCGTAAGCAGAAGCACAACCTTAATGAGCCGCTACACACGTGTGCCCACTGTGATATGAGCTTCATGAACACCACCCAGTACCTGTATCATTGGCGGCAGCATCGCTTCATGCCAGTGACAGAGGTGGCTGATGGGGCAGAAGCTGTTGGTGAAACAGCCACCACCAAACCTCAGGATAGTCCACAGAGCACAAAGCGACTGCTTTCCTCACCTGGTTCGGCTGGTGAATCAGGTTCCCCCCTTCCTAAGAGAAGCAGGCCTTCCTTCAGGATCCTGAGTGCTAATGCACTCAAAGGTAAGTGAAATTCATTACTTTAAAACACAACTACAAGGCagtagttgttttgttttttttaacaagaatTTTTGTTCTTTACTCAGGAAACAAGAGTTCAGATATTAAAGAAGAATTAGAGGCCAACACTGGTGCAGACTCGGACAACACCAATCACCCTCCGCCTGCCAAGCTGCTACAGGACTGGGCTCGAACACCACTCCCGCACGTGTGCCCGTACTGTGGCAAAACCTTCACGAGACGCGTCTTCCTCCGCACGCACGTCTACAGCCACACCGGAGAAAAACTTTTCACCTGCAAGGTGCCAATCAAACATTCAATCAGGGTGTCTCTGTCTCGAGTCTCAGGAATGACTTACATTTTTTGTGCAGAAGACTTTGATGAGATGATGTAATGCTGTGAAGTGAAGTGAAGGCTGACATCTCCAGCCTCATTATGTTTGACAGATTCCTTGGTGTCTTTGCATAATGACGTCTGTTTAAAGTACAAAAATAGAATCTGAGCAAATGTAGATATGAAAATGTCCACAAAAGTTTGGGCATCGCTGAGCAAGTTACAGGTTCAAGTAAAAAGAAGACGGCTTCTACAATATAGAACTGATGAGACGACAGGgaaataagtgtgtgtgtttggtaaaTTTCTGAAACATTTCAAGAATTGTAATTCTCTTAcctcttttcatttaaaaaattggGATATGTGACTCGCTCAGAGGTTTCCGTACTTCAACACGGCTTCATTTGCTTGCAAAAAGTGTTTAAAACTGTTGACACTAATTCTGGTTATTGTTTTTGTGAAGGTCTGCACAAAGTCCTTCACCAACTCGCAGAGCCTGCTGCGCCACAGCATGAGCCACACGGGCAACAAGCCCTTCAGCTGTGATGTCTGTGGCAAGAACTTCTCCCAGGCAGCCACCCTGAAGAGACACCAACGCATTCACACATCGACACTACCTCGCCGCAAGCGTGGCCGCAAACCGGTACCAGCTCCGCCATTTAATATTAATCACAATAGCTCTCTGATTGagcattttatttcaaaatcttGTAAAATATCTTAATATTCGTAGATATTGTTGAATATTATTGATATTGGAAGTGATTTTGATAGTAGGTGAAATGGTAGATAATGTGTTCTGTAATAAAAAGCTACATTTAAGTTTAAGTCACTATGTGAGTATCTTGCTGGTGAAACCCTTTTTATCGATATTGATTGTTGTGTCTGTCAATGCAGGTGTGCAGTTTGGACAACGAAGGAGCTGCTCATCTCTTCCCTTGTCCTAACTGTCCTTCACGCTTCAACACCGAGGATCAACTCAACCATCACAAGTAATAACACTTTTTTTCTGAcgttatttttttactttcgGCACCTTGTATTTTGCTGGTGTTGGTGGAAATAACTAGAACGTGTCAATATTCAATCAAATTCAAAATCTGTTTACCGCATAACTACATTAGAATTACATTAGCAAACAGAAGGCAGGACAGGATTTAGATAAACCTCCCTCCCTCTTGCCGGGAGCTGTAGCAGCTGAGCCGTGTCCGACCACTGAGCAAGACCTTTAAGCTGTGTAGCAAACACACTGAGATGTCTGTGTGCCCTTGAGCCACATATGATTGACAGACGCAGGCCCAGTAAATTAAGATGAGAACGATAACTGCACAGAACAGGAGAAAGAGCCTGGTCATGTCCTACCTGGCTGAACAAGGGGGATAGGATGTacactactgtgtgtgtgtgtgtgtgtatatgtatataatatTGACTTAACATGATCTAGTGTGCTAAGTACTATTGTCACTATTTCTTCCTCATTAAACCCAAAGACTTCACCAAAATGTAATCATTTTAAGTCTTTTAATTATCTTGATGTTacgtaaaacactgaaatggtTACTGTTACAATATCTAGGAGGAAAAAAATCGACATAATTGTAGGagattaataaattattattttggtgAACAGGAACATGTGGAAAATGTGGAGGGGCAGAAAAGGCTCATCTCATTGTCTTGATGACATCCTCGAGTTCACTGGTTTCTGTGAAAAACTCTTTAAAACCTGAACGATCTCATTTTGAAACGGTGTTAACTCAAGGTTCTTTACTACCTTTATCCTGAGCTTTAAACTGCAACGCACACTCTTTATGAGGACACACAATACTAAGACCTTGAGTTAAGATTGTggattagttgtttttttttttttttttttttataaatgaattacatttttttcccatATTCCCAAGCTCAGAAATAAACCTTTACACATAAAAAGATGAAGGTATCAAACTTCTCCTGAAGCTTCCAGCAAGAAAGCAAATAAGAGTATTTCCAAAGTGGTAGAGAGGAGAGTACGGACGTCTTAGATGTTTACGGAATCTGCAGCATACAAATGTGTCTCATTTGCATGTAAAATGATTCAACATTGAGCTCATTTTCTGCTGATTGAAATATTGATGAATCAACAGGGTTTAAATTAGGTGTCAGTGTACATCTAATTTAAACCCTGATACTTTACGTGTGACGTGACCCCTGCTCATCACAGAACATCTGTCTTGAAGGGGGCGACCCTGACGGGGGATTTTAATCCTTCTATCTGGCTCGAGGTCAACTGTCCCTGAAATATTGAATTCTCTTGTCATTTAACAGGGAACAGAAAGACTCTGGCCTTGGATGGTCTTTGCACATAACCTCTAGCTTCCAATTTTACTTTGAATTAGTCATGTGGTGGATTAATACAGATATTTGTTTGTATGTAATATTTAGCAAAGTTGTGGAAACTGAAACATCATCCCTGCTTGTTCTGATTACGCGAAGCTGCACGCACAGCAAagaagtgttttttttgttttctccttgtAAAAACAGGCCTGATGCAGGAGTAGGTGAATACATCCTAGCAGTTCTCTCCTCCCCTAAGGCTATACTCAGTGTAACGTTATGCAGAGGATAAATATAGTCTTTCATGTCTAACCCTGACGCCTCCCAGTTTACTGCTGTTCTTTTATCTCCGGTTGTTTGTACACTACGCCGGTACCCCTCATTTGACCTGACGTACAGCTAAGTACATACGAGGTGGCAGATTAAGACCAAAACATGACTTTAATCACACACTTTTATGTGTCTCTGAATTAGGACTGCTTAAGTATTTATATTGGGAGCTATAATTGTTATATATGTATGTTGTATATGTTTATGTCCTTGGCCTATGATTTCAATGTTTTTGGCTCTATTTGAATgtagcattaaaaaaatctgttaataCTTCTGTGTTTGAACAGATTGTTGCACACCAGCCACCCCTTCCCTTGCGGCGAATGTGGCGAGGCCTTCAAACGTAGGAAAGACCTGGACCTGCACTCCCTCATACATCAGGGTAAGAGTTCAAGACTTGgacttgtattttatatttttatagttAGCAAGCAGTAGCCCGATTTTTCTTTGATATTGATTTTGGTGTCCATTATTCTGACCTTATTCTTTGCCCGAGTTCTTGCACTGCGTCATGTGTTAATCTTACTTCCAtcaaagaggaagagaaaaagttttttgtttgttttttttaaatcagcaagCATTGATTCAatgagaactgaagaagctaatgaaaaacaaaactgccaTTCGTTTATTCATTACGACACGTTTTACCTGAAAACTTTCTGGACTACAAGATAGCTGTAATAAATCATGGATTTTTCTGGAGAGGAGAACAAGTGAGtctgttttattattgtttagTTATTTACTAATAGCTAGCAAGCTAATGCCAGAAGGGCTTCTCCTGGGTCTTAAGATAAATGCCTCCTTGAACAGAATAAATTGTAGTGATAGTCAAAGCTTTTGCGTTATATAATTACTATCAGCATCTTTTAGACACACCAGATATCGATATTGGTAGTAATGCTAATACACAGCTTTTATGCCAATTTGGCAAATGATATGCTTCTGTACACATTTTGAGCATTGTGTAAGAACGATAATCAAATGTCTATTTTGGAGATTTGGAACCCAAATTTAAAGATGCACAAGATGATGATAGTGGTCACACTTTACTGCTTAATGCCCCTAAGGTCCACCACACAGGACACTTTGTATCATCTTATTACTGTGTGACCTCTATCCAGCTTTCACTTGTTGGCTCAGTCTTTAGCCTTCGTATAGTTTTATCATGTTCAGCAGCTTTTTATGACCCTATAGCTCAGGAAtttaatatgtatatattgtatttttttgaaTAGGTGAAAACAGAATAGTAGCATAGCAGATGTTAGGGAGAAGGTGCTATGTCCCATTGTTTACTAAGGACACAATAGTTGAAACTGACCCAGTGTTTCAAAGATTACTGTCCTGTCAAAAAAAGGATAATTGACTTGTCGGAAATCAGTCTGCAGAAGCCCTGAAAGGCTCTACTCCAGAGGAGAATATCATAGTCATTACTACGGTCAGAACACAGTTAACTGTGTAGTTGTCATTGCACCTTGTAGCTTGATAGCATTCATCTCGGAAACACCTGAAAATACTTTCCGAGGCGCTGCCAGTCAATCATACTCCCGACAGGGAGAAAATACTGAGAACCTGTGCTGTTCTGTGTAACCTAAGAGAAGATGTCATTCACAAAGAAGCAGAATGAGACGCTGAAATGTCCTCTACCAATGCATAGCTTTAAAACTAacattatattaaaataaaatcaatgaaATCCCTTTATATGAGATTCTGACAAAATATTTCCAATAAGTGGGTAGAGCCAAACCCGCTTGGCATCTTTAGTTAAAAGAAAGGGACACAGCACTGCCACCTTCTGGTATGATTTAACTAATTGTATATCTTTATTCTTACTCTGACCATGAGTTAATGTTTGCCaatgtgtgtaaataaatagAATTAATCATTTTCATGTGATTATTTTATAACAATTTGAGAAATGGGTCATTTTAAATAAGTAATTTCTTTTACAATCCCCTAATATTAGGAAAACAAAAGCCATCTCACACCATTTATTGTACTATTACAAATGTTTTATGTCTGGTTGGCATGTTTACAGTTTACAAATTTTTCTGGGTTTAGTTGTGACATAAGTTAAACCCCTCTCGTTTCTGCCCACGGGCGGCTCATCAATAACACGTCAAAAGATATTGCATCAAAAGTACTCGTCATAGGGCATATTGATAAGAAACTGTTGAGCATGACTTTGAAGCAAAAATTTGTCAGTTTGGAACATGCCAAGCTGAACATGTTAGTTGCTCATAATGACGCAATGATATTCTGGACAGTTTGCTCTGTTCATCCTCTGACACATCATGCGTGTGTCGTCAGCGTCTTGAGCAGCTGGTACCAGCAGACCACTACCATGGCAACATTATGGGCTGCATTTGAGATGATATATGTGGGTGATATTTGTGCTTCAGGTCAACATTACACACTTTTGTTCGGTTCACTGCTCATTTGGACGAGACTGTTCCTTTGTTCTTTTTGGCGAGACTCACCTGCACTTGAGTGCTTGTGGTCAGACTTCAGTTCACTATCATACTGACTAAAGGGGAAAGAAATGCTATGTCTATGAGAAGAAGACGAACAAAGTACAACACTTGGTTTTCCCAACTTGCAGTTGGGCATGGTGAAGATCGAGAGGATGACTATGGGTATGCTACTGCAAACGGGTCTTTGCATATTTCATCAGAGGTCATCTGTCTTAAAAGTGTGATAGGTTGCTTTGGTCAGGATACTCAGGGACATGATGTCCCTCTTGGTGTCACGGAGCCTCCTACACTACAGGTATTACAAAGTGATTGAGGATATGTGTGTGATTTTTGCATGTCACTGGTTGCTGTTGGATGTGAATGTTTATTGTTGACATCTACGTTAGCTAGCAACAAACTGGATAAATGCATACACTTCTGTCTGAActggagataaaaaaaaaaaaagtggcaggGCACCATAAGGTGAACACAGTGTCCCATATCCTTACTTTATTTCCAAAGTTTTACTATTTATCATTGAAGGGGTTTTAAATTGTGGTGGAGATGCCGAGAACCCAGCTGTTTACATATCTTGTTGTAATAGAAAAACTAGAGATGATTTTCTGAATGATTGTAGAATGATGCAGATTCAGCCAAAAATGGCTCTAACCATTTGCTTGTTGTTAATTTACAAAAATATGCCTATGGTATATGCGTTCTTCAGTGCATTAGGTCAATGACTTTCTATTGATTAGCGTGCCATGTGGAGTGGAGGAGCAAGGTGGAGGCAAATGAATTGGGTCAACATGTTGACACTTCATCTTAATCAGGGGGTGTTGGCACACCAACCTCATTAGTTACGCTTGATAAGTCAGCGTGCGGCAGAGGTCAGAGGTACAGGGCTCCTCTGAGAAAAATGTTTGGAGAGATTGATCTATTGATCCATCCAGTGCCATAGGCTGAGATTGCCCTTGTTAAAGGTTTAATTAGACGTTTTCGATAGGGAGCAGAGTGGATCTCCCCCACTGGGACAGACTGTACAGATGGTTAGCAAATTGCAAGTTATTGGCATGACGTCCTATGGATTTAATGATGAACCATCAGTGTCAGCAGTTTCCCAACCAGATTTTTGAAAGCTATCCAGGGAGCGAGGAAGTTTGGTTTACTTTGGTTGTGATGAATCAGTTAGATGATGAATGATCTAATTGACACAATTTTGCAGTTTTATAATGTTGTATAGCTCAAATAGGTAACAAGTTAATCACGGAAATTAATAACTGATTAACCAATAAATAATAACAGCTTTTATATATTAAACAAGAAATGAAATGCTCATTAAAAGTATGTTTGACTGTGCGACCAGTTGACTTGATctgtaaatgttgttccagtcACTAGTCGGCAACAGCAATACTAGTTGGTTAaacatatgatttttttttttatcattttcatcTTAGATGTTATGCAGCTAGCTGGAGCTGCAGCTCTGGGAGATGGCAACACCCCATTGTGTGATGGGAAGTTGTAAATAAGCGACGAGTACAGTTCTGCTGTACCTTTTGCAGTTTTATGTTGGCTGTTTCAAAATGAAAAGCAATCTGGCATATGACAACTCAACCACATTCtgcacacctgaataaaaaaggCTGGTGGCGGTGCTAATGTCAGCCACACTTGGGAAATTAATGTGACGTGACTCTGTGTGCAGCAAGTGTGAATATGTGCCACAAATTGGCACACATTTGGGCATCATTTAAAATACTATTTGGTTATCAAATAATGGGATTAAAGGTTTCAAATAGCTCTTGAATACATGCAGTATTTGTGCAGGCAGCATTTGACCTCATCCATTAGATTGCTCCCTTTTGACTGTTATCTGAGTGTGTTTTAATAGACTTGACTAGACAATTaatttcatttacatttcttcTCTCACTCAATCAGCTAGTGCATTAGTCGCTGGAAACATCCCTAATGAAAAGTTCTCAGAGCCCAAGATAAACTAATCAAATTGCTTATGTAACACTCCAAAAGCAAATAATTTTTAATATAGGgtgatgtaaatgtaaaaaatgttgaaatgcACTCTGATAATTTTTTGAATTTCTATTCACAGGCATGATTGTGATACCTTATGTAGCTTTTCTACAAGTCTGATTACTATACTGATATCAACCATTCCCCTGAAGCGTAACGTTTCTATACTTGGCTTTAAAGTCTTCAGGATCATTTTTATCTTGTAGTAGCATAACATTAAACAGTCAGTGACCCACTGACTTGATGAATGCACTAAAAGTTAATAAACTGTTCTTCAAAATGATATTGATAAAGTAACTCTGTTTGATGGGGATCGGTTACATCTGGCCAGTACTCAATATGTTTAATGAGATCCACCTTGATGTCATCCTGGTGATGCAAAGAGCAGCAGCTTGTCACAGCTGAGCTCAATAAATGTTAGTCGCTTTTGTTGTCTTTGTGAATCATTATAAAAAGGGCCGCTGGTCATTTTTTAATAGGTGAGCTAAATGACGGGTTGTTTTTGGACTCTTTGCAACAACTCATGTTTTGCATCTTTTGGCACCGATTTGCCAATTTGAATCATAAACGGTAAACAGAGGCCACATTATTTGTTGACTCTGGCTGCGGCGGATTGTTTGGCCACTGTTGCCGATTCTGTATGCACCACCTGTCACTGCGCGATTGCTGGCCCAACATCAGGCAGTCGGCAAGCTCAAACCAGCCATCAGATTTCAACACGGCCATTAGCGTGTAGTATGACGAGAAATTATGACCATCTGTCTAAAATCCGACACTGTTCCATTACAGACAAGCAGCCAGCGACATGCCCTCACTGCTCATCCCAGTTTATCAACCAATCAGTGCTGGAAATCCATCTCCAGCGTTGTCCTACTACCGAAGAGGAGAAGAATACCGGTCGTGGGAGGGGCCAGGGCCGAGGACGCTGCACTGGACAGGTTGGAGACATAAAGAAATTTTTTAAAGAGAGGATGTGAGCCAGAGTgtgatttgttttttccaaTCGAATAGCTGACGGGGTTAGTGAGGGAGTGGCGATGTGTCTCACGGTCCACACTTGGAGTTGGATTGTGACATTGTACTTTAAATAAGTAGACAAAAATTTAGATAATGACGACACCGTTTCTGTCATTTCATTCTGGTTTGTCTCCCTCTCGTCTCCTTTcccttccttttctttattCCTCCCTCAGATTGAGTGTGACCTTTGTGGACACCGTTGCATGACCCAAGAGGGCCTCGACCTTCATCGTTTATCCCACACAGGCCAGACACCTCTCAAATGCCCAGTGAGGCCATGCCGCCGCCGATTTATCTCTAACAGTGCCCTGGAGGAGCATGTGCTGGCGCATTTTCAAGGAACGCTCAGCAAGTCCAAAAACCGACCCCGCTTCCGTTGTCAGATTTGCCACAAGGAATTTGCCTATAATTCCACCTTCAACGTTCATATGAGGACACACACTGATGAGAGGCCCTTTGAGGTAAGAAGCACTGTGGCGTGTACTTGTGTAAAGGTAGTTTCTTTCAGTCTTAAGAATCctatttctctctctttataCAAGGTCTTGAAATCTTTTAAACACCTGTATTTCAAAATGAAACTGAGAACTGCCTCATCCCCATCCACGGTCACACCCGCTCATAGCTGCGGCCATCTCTCTGGTTCCGGACCATGGCCATTTGTGCAGAGTGTGTCCTGCGGgtgttttctccctctctgtgtACCTGTGATTAATGGCAGGGCTGAGTTAGGGCCtgtcagctcccctctgtgccTGTTACTATTCTGGgattctctccctctctctctgctgctctggtGACGAGGCAGGACATCAACTATAGACCCACCCAAGCCCATCTCAGCTTTAGAAATTGATTTAATATTTGTGGCTTCGCTTTGAGCCATGATCTATCAGGCAGGCTGAGGACTGCGGTTCAAGGAGCACcggttctcaaacacagaggcAGTTACGGGGatacattttaatttatatcAAATATACCTTGTGTTCCTGGAGGAACATATGTGTTTGCTCAGTTTATAAAGAGCAAACTTCACAGGAAAAGTAATTATATTAGAGTGTATTTCACAGAGATACTGAAACTGCAGATCTGTCAATAGGGATTGCAATTTCAATCTGAGTGTCCCCAGTGGGAATCAAAGCAAAGCTCAATATGTTACTCCCCTGTAGTGCTTCAGGTTTAATCATCTATCTACTTTTATTTCATTGTCTGCGCTCATTTGGGAGTGAACAGAACAAATGTTGGTGTTGCAGGAATGATGCCGTTGAACTGTTGATTACTAAAATGATTATTTAGAAAAGTCAAGCTCTTAGATCACTGctaatattttttctgttgtgtaACTCTGTGTAATTTATTACACTCCCCTTACACGCAGAGCTGCAGGGTTTAGTCAAATCGATTATTTCAGCGACAGAATGTTCATCATTAGCCTGTGACGAAGCTGAAAATGACAAATGTTCTCTGGCTTCTGCTTCTTATTTGCTGGTTTTTCAGCTTTTGTCAGGTAAAACATGATATTTGAAGACATAtttccttcatttcttttttcatctGGTGTGTGGATGTCTTATTGACCAAACAATTAATTGCTTGTGTgggactgatgatgatgatatctTTTTATTGCTCTGTATTTGTCCTTCCCCCTCTGTCTTCCCTATCCCATTttctttctgctctttctgtGTCTCAGCCAGGAGTGCTGCATCTGCAGAAAAATGTAAAGAGAGGTTTTAGGAATTAATTGCAGTTGAGTTTGTGTGCTGCCAGAGTTGTGAACTTAACTTTCTCGCCTCTCTCTCACCTTTTCCCCTCTTCTCTGTTCTTCCACCAGTGCGCCACATGTGGTAAGCGCTTCCGCCAGCTGCCCCATCTGCAGGATCATGAGCGCATCCACAGCGGCGTGCGGCCTTTCTGCTGCTGGATTTGCGGCAAGAGTTTCAGCGTCGCCGCTCGTCTCACCGAGCACGCCCGCACCCACAGCGGCGAGAAGCCTTACCCTTGCCCTCACTGTCCCGCTGCCTTTCGGTCTCGTTCCAACCTGGATAAACACATCCGACTTCACGGGGACCTGCCTCCGGAAACAGCGGAGCAGGTGGTTAATGCAGCTGAAGCTGCTCAGGTCCAGAAGGTGCTGGAGGGAGCCAAAGCATTGTCATCTTTGGCCACCATGGAAGAGGTCGAATCTGGCTCTGTGCAGACCATTTACGTGCTGCAGGGAGCTGAAGGGGCTACCGAGACCGTAATGATCCCATCCGATCAACTCAGCAGTTTAGAGGGAGCGTCGCAGGTTGTCATTCTGCCCTCCTCTGTACTGGGAACTCAGGCCATCACTGTTCCCACCATCACAATGGACGGCAGTGAAATCACCATGGTGGAGACGAGCCAGTCACCACAGCATACCATTGAGTTCATTATGGAGGAGACTGT
Coding sequences:
- the znf574 gene encoding zinc finger protein 574 isoform X2; translation: MENSSVYMCFPCYQEFNTLEEVLKHQLTCTAGDEPPDTSGTNAVTIPVLQTQQHIINISKTDALPQIEVQAEEPSVQAVESAPPEDEVSTSSDQPRILYQCGDCDELFKSLVLWQQHRKEGACQQSDMSENKSKPDSETMPETSSVQSATIPLYSVAESSFSQHETNKNINSDAVEKALHELEQQEGTETNSSQSSDPPISEVVSVSNPDESSPKRRGANKKPKPEPVLLCVDCGSCFGLVSELVAHRKTQHGFEEALHRCSVCGESFLNTTLFLYHRKQHRQKGEEKAVEVTELTSEVFTQSNGADQQDHGAPSASASVDATFTQPELFVCTLCLQSFSDEGGLVTHRKQKHNLNEPLHTCAHCDMSFMNTTQYLYHWRQHRFMPVTEVADGAEAVGETATTKPQDSPQSTKRLLSSPGSAGESGSPLPKRSRPSFRILSANALKGNKSSDIKEELEANTGADSDNTNHPPPAKLLQDWARTPLPHVCPYCGKTFTRRVFLRTHVYSHTGEKLFTCKVCTKSFTNSQSLLRHSMSHTGNKPFSCDVCGKNFSQAATLKRHQRIHTSTLPRRKRGRKPVCSLDNEGAAHLFPCPNCPSRFNTEDQLNHHKLLHTSHPFPCGECGEAFKRRKDLDLHSLIHQDKQPATCPHCSSQFINQSVLEIHLQRCPTTEEEKNTGRGRGQGRGRCTGQIECDLCGHRCMTQEGLDLHRLSHTGQTPLKCPVRPCRRRFISNSALEEHVLAHFQGTLSKSKNRPRFRCQICHKEFAYNSTFNVHMRTHTDERPFECATCGKRFRQLPHLQDHERIHSGVRPFCCWICGKSFSVAARLTEHARTHSGEKPYPCPHCPAAFRSRSNLDKHIRLHGDLPPETAEQVVNAAEAAQVQKVLEGAKALSSLATMEEVESGSVQTIYVLQGAEGATETVMIPSDQLSSLEGASQVVILPSSVLGTQAITVPTITMDGSEITMVETSQSPQHTIEFIMEETV
- the znf574 gene encoding zinc finger protein 574 isoform X1, with translation MSELAMENSSVYMCFPCYQEFNTLEEVLKHQLTCTAGDEPPDTSGTNAVTIPVLQTQQHIINISKTDALPQIEVQAEEPSVQAVESAPPEDEVSTSSDQPRILYQCGDCDELFKSLVLWQQHRKEGACQQSDMSENKSKPDSETMPETSSVQSATIPLYSVAESSFSQHETNKNINSDAVEKALHELEQQEGTETNSSQSSDPPISEVVSVSNPDESSPKRRGANKKPKPEPVLLCVDCGSCFGLVSELVAHRKTQHGFEEALHRCSVCGESFLNTTLFLYHRKQHRQKGEEKAVEVTELTSEVFTQSNGADQQDHGAPSASASVDATFTQPELFVCTLCLQSFSDEGGLVTHRKQKHNLNEPLHTCAHCDMSFMNTTQYLYHWRQHRFMPVTEVADGAEAVGETATTKPQDSPQSTKRLLSSPGSAGESGSPLPKRSRPSFRILSANALKGNKSSDIKEELEANTGADSDNTNHPPPAKLLQDWARTPLPHVCPYCGKTFTRRVFLRTHVYSHTGEKLFTCKVCTKSFTNSQSLLRHSMSHTGNKPFSCDVCGKNFSQAATLKRHQRIHTSTLPRRKRGRKPVCSLDNEGAAHLFPCPNCPSRFNTEDQLNHHKLLHTSHPFPCGECGEAFKRRKDLDLHSLIHQDKQPATCPHCSSQFINQSVLEIHLQRCPTTEEEKNTGRGRGQGRGRCTGQIECDLCGHRCMTQEGLDLHRLSHTGQTPLKCPVRPCRRRFISNSALEEHVLAHFQGTLSKSKNRPRFRCQICHKEFAYNSTFNVHMRTHTDERPFECATCGKRFRQLPHLQDHERIHSGVRPFCCWICGKSFSVAARLTEHARTHSGEKPYPCPHCPAAFRSRSNLDKHIRLHGDLPPETAEQVVNAAEAAQVQKVLEGAKALSSLATMEEVESGSVQTIYVLQGAEGATETVMIPSDQLSSLEGASQVVILPSSVLGTQAITVPTITMDGSEITMVETSQSPQHTIEFIMEETV